The following are encoded together in the Hyalangium ruber genome:
- the atpG gene encoding ATP synthase F1 subunit gamma, with the protein MASLRDIRKRIRTVKNTRQITKAMKMVAAAKLRKAQDAIIAARPYAQMLDQIIADLAARSAEEEVAHPLLTARPIRRAEVVVLTSDRGLAGGFNSNVIRRASRYIYENSSLERIQLSTVGRKGHDFFRQRGQNIRKDFGGLYQRLNYLAAREVAEELTASFTNGEVDAVYVVYNEFLSAISQQVNLTQILPLQTFGPGAAAPAAPKAGTGPTLVDFKYEPGRREVLDRLVPQAVSIKLYRALLESQASEHGARMSAMENATSNATDMIASLSLHYNRTRQAVITKELMEIVSGAEALK; encoded by the coding sequence ATGGCGTCCCTTCGCGACATTCGCAAGCGCATCCGCACGGTGAAGAACACGCGGCAGATCACCAAGGCGATGAAGATGGTGGCGGCCGCCAAGCTGCGCAAGGCGCAGGATGCCATCATCGCCGCGCGTCCCTACGCGCAGATGCTGGACCAGATCATCGCCGACCTCGCGGCCCGCTCGGCCGAGGAGGAGGTCGCCCACCCGCTGCTGACGGCCCGCCCCATCCGCCGCGCGGAGGTGGTGGTGCTCACCTCGGACCGTGGCCTCGCCGGTGGCTTCAACTCCAACGTCATCCGCCGCGCCAGCCGCTACATCTACGAGAACAGCTCGCTGGAGCGCATCCAGCTCTCCACGGTGGGCCGCAAGGGCCACGACTTCTTCCGCCAGCGCGGGCAGAACATCCGCAAGGACTTCGGTGGCCTGTACCAGCGGCTGAACTACCTGGCCGCCCGCGAGGTGGCCGAGGAGCTCACCGCCAGCTTCACCAATGGCGAGGTGGATGCCGTCTACGTCGTCTACAACGAGTTCCTCTCGGCCATCAGCCAGCAGGTGAACCTGACGCAGATCCTGCCGCTGCAGACCTTCGGGCCCGGCGCGGCGGCCCCGGCGGCTCCCAAGGCCGGCACCGGTCCGACGCTGGTGGACTTCAAGTACGAGCCCGGCCGCCGCGAGGTGCTGGACCGGCTGGTGCCCCAGGCCGTCTCCATCAAGCTGTACCGCGCGCTGCTGGAGAGCCAGGCCAGCGAGCACGGCGCCCGCATGAGCGCCATGGAGAACGCCACCAGCAACGCCACGGACATGATCGCCAGCCTCTCGCTGCACTACAACCGCACGCGCCAGGCCGTCATCACCAAGGAGCTGATGGAGATCGTCTCCGGCGCCGAGGCGCTCAAGTAG